One genomic window of Cheilinus undulatus linkage group 7, ASM1832078v1, whole genome shotgun sequence includes the following:
- the creb3l3a gene encoding cyclic AMP-responsive element-binding protein 3-like protein 3-A: protein MESFPEQGCDGIELLDWLFNQNDGILRHEETGRHGNHHTWPIQEQNMLQPAEQTDDDFLNALLSGSESVSDSPLWSPSPSDSGISEDPPSDHMDSPQRPESPPEEVQYFSMRPQTKADLQADVSVDLNGWGLTFPSGRTRITQYPSDVQRPQLSSGFPLTVKDLLLSGTPEPTPQQSTQELVLNEDEKKLLAKEGVTLPSQLPLTKYEERILKKIRRKIRNKQSAQESRKKKKEYIDGLESRMAACNAHNQELQRKVSQLEKCNMSLMEQLRRLQALVMNTSNKPAQTGTCVLVLLLSFSLILFPSLKPFSDTKVSQGDFSPVRIQSRSLQNLQASRVLHVIEPPVSVEEESEPVHQYFPGDKGLDDITSLMGKMGVNHDRSKLEPLPLNSSQEERMSHFHVDPITGHIATVTLDPQRSARLRPHADDM, encoded by the exons ATGGAGTCCTTCCCCGAAcag GGCTGTGATGGCATTGAACTGCTCGACTGGCTGTTTAATCAAAACGATGGAATTCTCCGCCATGAAGAAACAGGACGCCATGGCAACCATCACACCTGGCCAATCCAGGAGCAAAAT ATGCTGCAACCGGCTGAACAGACAGACGATGACTTCCTGAACGCTCTCTTGAGCGGAAGCGAGTCAGTTTCAGACTCCCCTCTCTGGTCGCCTTCTCCAAGTGACAGTGGGATTAGCGAAGACCCCCCATCGGACCACATGGACAGCCCTCAACGCCCTGAGAGCCCCCCTGAGGAAGTGCAGTATTTCAGTATGAGGCCACAAACCAAGGCAGACCTGCAGGCCGACGTCTCTGTTGACCTCA ATGGTTGGGGGCTCACCTTCCCATCGGGCAGAACAAGAATCACACAGTATCCCTCTGATGTACAAAGACCGCAGCTGTCCTCTGGGTTCCCTCTCACTGTCAAGGATCTGCTTTTGTCTGGCACACCAGAGCCT ACCCCGCAGCAGTCCACTCAGGAGCTGGTTCTCAATGAAGATGAGAAGAAGCTGTTAGCAAAAGAAGGGGTGACCCTTCCCAGCCAGCTACCTCTAACAAAG TATGAAGAAAGGATTCTAAAGAAAATCCGCAGGAAGATCCGCAATAAGCAGTCTGCCCAGGAGagcaggaagaagaagaaggagtaTATTGATGGGCTGGAAAGCag GATGGCAGCCTGTAATGCACACAACCAGGAGCTGCAGAGGAAAGTGTCCCAGTTGGAGAAATGCAACAT GTCACTAATGGAGCAGTTGCGCAGGCTGCAGGCTCTGGTCATGAATACATCTAACAAGCCAGCCCAGACTGGAACATGTGTACTG GTGCTCCTGCTGTCCTTCTCGCTAATCCTGTTCCCAAGCCTCAAGCCCTTCTCTGACACAAAGGTCAGCCAGGGAGACTTTAGTCCAGTCAGAA TTCAGTCACGGTCCCTGCAGAACCTTCAGGCCTCCCGTGTGCTGCATGTCATTGAACCCCCCGTCTCTGTCGAGGAGGAATCAGAACCAGTCCATCAGTATTTCCCAGGAGACAAGGGATTAGATGATATTACTTCACTGATGGGAAAGATGGGAGTGAATCATGACCGGTCTAAATTGGAGCCACTACCTCTGAACAGCAGTCAGGAAGAAAGGATGAGTCATTTCCATGTGGACCCAATCACTGGTCACATTGCTACTGTGACCTTGGATCCCCAGCGCTCTGCCAGGCTGCGACCACATGCTGATGATATGTAG